CCAACGCCACGCCCAGCCCCGCCGCGAGCAGCGTCAACGGGGTGCCCTGGCCCAGGAGGTTGAACACCACCGCGATCCGGTACGCGACGGTCGGCCGGTGGTCGGCGGCCCAGTCGGCGACCGCCAGGTCCAGCCCGAAGAGGTGGCCGGCGGCCAGCGCCACGGTGATCCCCACCAGCCCGGCCAGCAGCAGCGCGTCCCACCACCAACCGGCGGGACGCACCGGGGCGGGCCGGGCCTTTCGCCGTACCGTCGGGGTCTCACGCACGTCGGACACGCTACCGGCCGGCGGCGTCCGCCGGTCCGACGCTGTGGGCCGAGCCACGAAGGGAAGCGCCGCACCGGGGCTAGGCGGCATGCTTGACCCGTGCGGATCACTTCGGCCCTTGTCGACCCGGCGCTGCTCGACCTTCCCTGGTCGACCCCGCTGGAGCAGTGGCCTGCCGAGCATCTGGTGGCGCTGCCGCAGGGCATCTCCCGGCACATCGTCCGGTTCGTCCGTCTCGGTGGGTTCGTCTACGCGGTGAAGGAGACCGGCGAGCGGGTCGCCGAACGCGAGTACGACCTGCTCCGGGCCCTGGAACGGATCGACTTCCCCTCGGTGGAGGCGGTCGCGATCGTCGCCGACCGGCACGCCCCCGACGGCGAGCCCCTGGACCCGGTGCTGATCACCCGGCACCTCCAGTTCTCCCTGCCGTACCGGGCGCTGTTCTCGCACACCCTGCGCCCGGAAACCCTGGAACGGCTGCTCGACGCGCTCGCCGCGCTGCTCGTCCGGATGCACCTGACCGGCTTCTTCTGGGGCGACTGCTCACTGTCGAACACGCTGTTCCGGCGGGACGCGGGCGCGTTCGCCGCGTACCTGGTCGACGCCGAGACCGGGGCGCTGCGCACCTCCCTGTCCAACGGTCAACGCGGCGAGGACCTGGAGATCGCCCGGGTGAACATCTTCGGCGAGGCGCTCGACCTGCAGGCCGCCGGGCTGCTGCACGAGTCGGTCGACCCGGAGGTGGTCTGCGAGGAGGTCGTGCGGCGGTACGAGCGCCTCTGGCACGAGATCACCTACGAGCAGCAGGTCGAGCGGGAGGCCCGGCACGACATCGAGAGTCGGATCCGCCGCCTCAACGAGCTGGGCTTCGACGTCGCCGAGGTGGCGCTCTCCACCATCGAGGACG
The sequence above is a segment of the Micromonospora sp. WMMD882 genome. Coding sequences within it:
- a CDS encoding DUF4032 domain-containing protein; its protein translation is MRITSALVDPALLDLPWSTPLEQWPAEHLVALPQGISRHIVRFVRLGGFVYAVKETGERVAEREYDLLRALERIDFPSVEAVAIVADRHAPDGEPLDPVLITRHLQFSLPYRALFSHTLRPETLERLLDALAALLVRMHLTGFFWGDCSLSNTLFRRDAGAFAAYLVDAETGALRTSLSNGQRGEDLEIARVNIFGEALDLQAAGLLHESVDPEVVCEEVVRRYERLWHEITYEQQVEREARHDIESRIRRLNELGFDVAEVALSTIEDGRYLIRPKVVDAGYHTRRLLRLTGLDAEENQARKLLNNLDAYRAESDLTDEQQAAHRWLTEVFEPVVRAVPAHLRRKLEPQEVFAQIIEHKWLLSEQAGRDVGMAPAVQSYLNEVLVHRPDEQAVLGVEVTPA